Proteins encoded by one window of Cyclobacteriaceae bacterium:
- a CDS encoding NTP transferase domain-containing protein: MNKASAINGLILAGGKSSRMGRDKSLISYHGKPQREYLFELLSPFCESVYLSCKSIVNVPKEFNPLTDAFDVDTPLNGILSAFKLNPNKAWLTVPVDMPYVNADTIQCLLTHRDPQKIATCFWDSSGKLPEPLLTLWEPHASTLLSDFYHNKGFSPREFLVMQNAHCITPTHSNWLKNINSDQDLNQYFDSLHDRF; this comes from the coding sequence ATGAATAAGGCCTCTGCAATAAACGGATTGATTTTAGCCGGAGGAAAAAGTTCGCGCATGGGCCGCGACAAATCGCTGATCAGTTACCACGGCAAACCCCAGCGCGAATATTTATTTGAACTGCTTTCACCCTTCTGCGAAAGCGTTTACCTGTCATGCAAAAGCATCGTTAATGTTCCAAAAGAATTCAATCCGCTGACGGATGCATTTGATGTGGACACACCCCTGAATGGAATCCTATCTGCATTTAAACTCAATCCAAATAAAGCATGGTTAACCGTTCCGGTAGACATGCCGTATGTGAATGCTGATACGATTCAATGCCTGTTAACCCATCGCGATCCGCAAAAAATTGCCACTTGCTTTTGGGATTCAAGTGGTAAGCTGCCCGAACCGTTGCTCACACTTTGGGAGCCGCACGCAAGCACTTTATTATCAGACTTCTATCACAACAAAGGCTTCAGTCCGCGTGAATTTTTAGTCATGCAAAACGCACATTGCATCACCCCTACCCATTCAAATTGGCTCAAAAACATCAATTCCGATCAGGATTTGAATCAATACTTTGATTCCTTACATGACCGATTTTGA
- a CDS encoding ion transporter, giving the protein MTIRRRLYLTLEPTEKGGILERIFEILLITIIVLNIVAIILESVPRYAQEYGLWFQYFEDFSVAFFTLEYISRLYAIVENPKFSDPLYGRLRYAKTSMAIVDLLAILPFYLTFFPIDLRFLRIFRLMALFRMFKITRYMQAMNIFKKVISERKEQLVLSFIFIIFILIIISFFMHLAEREAQPDKFGSIPEAMWWGMATLTTVGYGDAVPITPLGKMLGGLFAIAGVAFLALPAGILSSGFFELLHNPKAKKHTCPHCGKDFHE; this is encoded by the coding sequence ATGACCATAAGACGAAGGCTCTACCTCACACTGGAGCCTACAGAAAAAGGTGGTATTCTGGAACGGATTTTTGAAATCCTGCTCATCACCATCATTGTTCTGAACATAGTTGCGATCATTCTGGAGTCTGTTCCCCGCTATGCACAAGAATATGGCTTATGGTTTCAATACTTTGAAGATTTTTCCGTAGCCTTCTTTACACTCGAGTACATTTCGCGGCTTTACGCTATTGTAGAAAATCCGAAATTTAGCGACCCGCTTTACGGACGCTTACGGTATGCAAAAACTTCCATGGCTATTGTCGATTTGCTGGCCATCCTTCCTTTTTACCTCACGTTTTTCCCGATTGACCTGCGCTTCCTGAGAATTTTCAGGTTGATGGCCCTCTTCCGCATGTTTAAGATTACCCGTTACATGCAAGCCATGAACATTTTTAAAAAGGTGATCTCAGAACGCAAAGAACAACTGGTGCTTAGTTTTATCTTCATCATTTTCATCCTCATCATTATTTCTTTTTTCATGCACCTGGCCGAACGCGAAGCCCAACCCGATAAGTTTGGTTCCATACCTGAAGCCATGTGGTGGGGCATGGCCACGCTGACTACCGTTGGGTATGGCGATGCGGTACCCATAACGCCATTGGGAAAAATGTTGGGCGGACTTTTTGCCATTGCCGGTGTAGCCTTTCTGGCCCTGCCGGCTGGTATTTTATCTTCCGGATTTTTTGAACTGCTGCACAATCCGAAAGCTAAAAAACACACCTGCCCGCATTGCGGAAAAGATTTTCATGAATAA
- the moaC gene encoding cyclic pyranopterin monophosphate synthase MoaC, with product MNSANFENVKKGKKLTHTDASGNPQMVDVSAKAVTKRTARAQAIVWVGKEIIQLIKNQELTTKKGPVFQTAILAGVMGAKKTADLIPLAHLIGIEDCKITIRNTTDSVIIESVVSIGSKTGVEMEALTAVSIAALTLYDMCKALSHDLVIKEIKLMEKTGGKKDFKR from the coding sequence ATGAATTCTGCTAACTTTGAAAATGTGAAGAAAGGTAAAAAATTAACACACACCGATGCATCCGGTAATCCGCAAATGGTGGATGTATCGGCTAAAGCGGTTACCAAACGAACGGCCCGCGCACAGGCTATCGTATGGGTTGGTAAAGAAATAATTCAACTCATTAAAAATCAGGAGCTGACAACGAAAAAAGGTCCCGTGTTTCAAACCGCTATTCTTGCCGGTGTAATGGGCGCTAAGAAAACAGCTGATCTAATTCCATTGGCCCACCTAATCGGTATTGAAGATTGTAAGATTACCATTCGCAACACAACCGACTCGGTTATTATTGAAAGTGTTGTTTCCATTGGCTCCAAAACCGGTGTAGAGATGGAGGCACTCACCGCAGTGAGCATTGCTGCACTAACACTTTATGATATGTGCAAGGCATTGTCGCACGATTTGGTGATAAAGGAAATCAAGCTCATGGAAAAAACCGGGGGTAAAAAAGATTTTAAACGTTAA
- a CDS encoding molybdopterin molybdotransferase MoeA has product MISVTEATRIIQQVAAPHTIISVPLAEAVNRVLAEPVLADRDLPPYNRVAMDGIAIRSTSFGTHKSFKIEGIQAAGAAGKVLSDECHCLEVMTGAVLPGGTDAVIRYEDVEINEGIAKIQLESVFAGMNIHHQGNDARQNEVLLAAGQLISPAEIALLASVGKAEVKVYDFPRTAIISSGDELVEVDATPLAHQIRRSNAYALQAAMRELGWQASAFHLNDTREDVLHELQLLMQDYDVLILSGGVSKGKFDFIPDALKELGVTKHFHQVSQRPGKPFWFGTSENKVVFALPGNPVSTFLCFYRYIKPWIRNNMGVKSIEQTAILTSAIEFKPALTYFLQVRAVHDQGKFIAVPVPGGGSGDFANLKEVNGFLELPADRSSFDAGEVFPFIPFR; this is encoded by the coding sequence ATGATCAGCGTAACGGAAGCCACACGGATTATTCAGCAGGTAGCTGCGCCACACACAATCATATCGGTACCCTTAGCCGAAGCTGTCAATCGTGTTTTGGCTGAACCGGTATTGGCCGATCGGGATTTGCCTCCGTACAACCGGGTGGCGATGGATGGAATAGCCATTCGAAGCACTTCTTTCGGAACGCACAAGTCGTTTAAGATTGAAGGCATTCAGGCAGCTGGGGCCGCAGGAAAAGTATTGTCGGATGAATGCCATTGCCTGGAAGTGATGACAGGAGCGGTTTTGCCTGGAGGTACCGATGCTGTTATCCGCTATGAAGATGTAGAAATTAATGAGGGCATTGCCAAGATTCAACTTGAATCCGTCTTTGCAGGTATGAATATTCATCATCAGGGAAATGATGCGCGTCAGAATGAGGTTTTGCTTGCAGCAGGTCAGTTGATTTCACCTGCTGAAATTGCCTTGCTGGCATCGGTAGGTAAAGCAGAGGTGAAGGTTTACGATTTTCCGCGTACTGCCATTATTTCATCGGGCGATGAGTTGGTGGAAGTTGACGCCACTCCACTGGCTCATCAAATCAGGCGGTCAAATGCCTATGCCCTACAAGCTGCCATGCGTGAACTGGGGTGGCAGGCATCCGCATTTCACCTGAACGATACGCGCGAAGATGTGTTGCATGAGTTGCAACTGCTGATGCAGGATTATGATGTGCTGATTCTTTCAGGCGGAGTGTCGAAAGGAAAATTTGATTTTATACCTGATGCATTGAAGGAACTCGGTGTGACCAAACATTTTCATCAAGTGAGTCAGCGACCGGGTAAACCGTTTTGGTTTGGTACATCTGAAAATAAAGTGGTGTTTGCCCTTCCGGGGAATCCGGTGTCAACTTTTTTGTGTTTCTATCGATACATCAAGCCGTGGATACGCAACAACATGGGGGTGAAATCAATTGAGCAAACAGCCATCCTGACGTCAGCTATAGAATTTAAACCTGCACTTACATATTTTTTACAGGTACGTGCCGTGCATGATCAGGGAAAGTTCATCGCTGTTCCGGTACCTGGTGGTGGTTCCGGTGATTTTGCAAACCTGAAAGAGGTAAATGGTTTTCTGGAATTGCCGGCTGATCGATCTTCATTTGATGCCGGAGAGGTATTTCCATTTATTCCGTTTCGCTAG
- a CDS encoding potassium/proton antiporter — translation MNLTAENILLLGSILLFLSILASKTSYRVGVPALIMFLLLGMLAGSEGIGKINFNDPKLAQFIGVIALNFILFSGGLDTKWESVRPVLWKGITLSTLGVLITAVSLGVFAHYLMGFTLLEGMLLGATVSSTDAAAVFSILRGRNIGLKKNLGPTLELESGSNDPMAYFLMVSLLLLFEKPDSGFFELFPFFLKQMIIGGGLGYLMGRAMTFIINKINLDVDGLYPVLVTALVLFTFSVTDFVGGNGFLAVYISSVILGNSNFIHKKSLIRFYDGVAWLMQIIMFLALGLLVFPSEIPPIVGPGILLSLFLILAARPLSVFISLAFFRMRFREKLFISWVGLRGAVPIVFATYPLLAGVDKANEIFNIVFFITVTSVILQGTTLSTVAKWLHLAVPEKIKRRSPLELELVDSFKSELLEIELNENNPVVGKSIVQLSFPKTAIIIMINRQGKFIRPGGSTVLETGDKLAILADNKETIPKIYESLSVKYSFA, via the coding sequence ATGAATCTGACAGCAGAAAATATCTTACTTCTGGGCTCCATCCTGTTGTTTCTGAGCATACTGGCCAGTAAAACATCATACCGGGTGGGCGTACCCGCGCTGATTATGTTCTTGCTGCTGGGTATGTTGGCGGGTTCAGAAGGCATTGGTAAGATCAACTTCAATGACCCAAAGCTGGCCCAGTTCATTGGCGTAATTGCATTGAATTTTATTCTATTCTCCGGGGGGCTTGATACGAAATGGGAAAGTGTGCGCCCGGTATTGTGGAAGGGGATTACGCTATCAACCCTGGGCGTACTCATCACGGCTGTCTCGCTGGGTGTGTTTGCCCATTACCTGATGGGCTTCACCTTGTTGGAAGGCATGCTGCTGGGCGCAACGGTTTCTTCCACTGATGCAGCTGCGGTTTTTTCTATCCTACGTGGTAGGAATATCGGACTTAAAAAAAACCTGGGCCCAACGCTTGAATTGGAAAGCGGAAGCAACGACCCGATGGCTTACTTTCTCATGGTTAGCTTGCTACTGCTGTTCGAAAAACCCGACAGTGGATTCTTCGAACTATTCCCATTCTTTTTAAAGCAAATGATTATCGGGGGAGGTTTAGGCTACCTGATGGGCCGTGCCATGACCTTCATCATTAACAAAATCAATCTTGATGTTGACGGCTTGTACCCGGTGTTGGTAACTGCCCTGGTCTTGTTCACGTTTTCCGTTACTGACTTTGTTGGTGGTAACGGATTTTTGGCTGTATACATCAGCTCGGTGATCTTGGGTAACTCCAACTTCATCCACAAGAAAAGTTTGATTCGGTTTTACGATGGCGTGGCCTGGCTGATGCAGATCATCATGTTCCTTGCGCTCGGATTACTGGTTTTTCCTTCTGAAATACCACCGATAGTTGGACCCGGGATTTTACTCTCATTATTTTTAATACTAGCAGCACGTCCATTGAGCGTGTTTATCAGCCTCGCCTTCTTCCGCATGCGCTTCCGCGAGAAGTTGTTTATCTCGTGGGTTGGATTGCGCGGTGCAGTTCCCATTGTATTTGCTACTTATCCCCTGCTGGCCGGGGTGGATAAAGCCAATGAAATTTTTAACATCGTATTTTTTATTACCGTTACTTCCGTAATTCTTCAGGGAACAACGTTATCTACGGTGGCCAAATGGTTGCACCTTGCTGTACCTGAAAAAATAAAGAGGCGTTCACCGCTCGAACTCGAATTGGTGGATTCATTCAAATCAGAATTACTGGAAATCGAATTAAATGAAAACAACCCGGTTGTTGGAAAGTCCATTGTACAACTCTCGTTTCCGAAAACAGCCATCATCATCATGATTAACCGGCAAGGGAAATTTATCAGGCCCGGTGGCTCAACCGTTTTAGAAACCGGGGATAAACTCGCCATCCTGGCCGACAACAAGGAGACCATTCCGAAAATTTACGAATCGTTGAGTGTAAAGTATTCGTTCGCCTAG
- the ffh gene encoding signal recognition particle protein: protein MFDSLSVKLDKAFQTLKGQGRITEINVASTIKEIRKALIDADVNYKVAKEVTDEIKQKALGQNVLTAISPGQLLVKITNDELTELMGSESVDINVTGSPAIILIAGLQGSGKTTFSGKLASYLKKQGRQVLLTACDIYRPAAINQLKVLGEQVGVEVYSEPENKDAVKIARAAIEHAKKNNHRIVIVDTAGRLAVDEEMMNEIARLKEALNPSETLFVVDSMTGQDAVNTAKAFNDRLNFDGVVLTKLDGDSRGGAALSIRRVVEKPIKFISTGEKMEAIDRFYPDRMAGRILGMGDVVSLVEKAQQTFDEDEAKRLNAKLRKNQFDLSDFLTQLEQIKKMGNMKDLLGMIPGVGKAMKGVDIDDNAFKPIESIIRSMTPEERQNPDVINGSRKNRIAKGSGTSVQQVNQLLKQFGDMRKMMKTMNKMGGGKRALSAINPFGR from the coding sequence ATGTTCGATAGTTTAAGTGTCAAGCTGGATAAGGCCTTTCAAACGCTGAAAGGGCAGGGGCGAATTACAGAAATCAACGTAGCCAGCACCATCAAGGAGATTCGCAAGGCACTTATTGATGCCGATGTGAATTACAAGGTTGCCAAAGAAGTTACGGATGAAATAAAGCAAAAGGCGCTGGGTCAGAATGTACTGACAGCCATTTCTCCGGGCCAGTTGCTGGTGAAAATCACCAACGATGAGCTGACTGAGTTGATGGGCAGCGAAAGTGTTGATATCAACGTAACGGGAAGTCCGGCTATTATTCTGATTGCCGGTTTGCAGGGTTCAGGTAAAACAACCTTTTCGGGTAAGCTGGCCAGCTACCTGAAAAAGCAGGGGCGGCAGGTGTTGCTGACGGCTTGTGATATCTATCGCCCGGCTGCGATCAATCAGTTAAAGGTGCTGGGTGAACAGGTTGGCGTTGAAGTCTATTCCGAACCTGAGAATAAAGACGCTGTAAAGATTGCCCGTGCTGCCATTGAACACGCGAAGAAAAATAATCACCGCATTGTGATTGTCGACACCGCGGGTCGTTTGGCGGTAGATGAAGAAATGATGAATGAGATTGCGCGTTTGAAAGAAGCGCTCAATCCTTCCGAAACGTTGTTCGTGGTTGACTCGATGACGGGTCAGGATGCGGTAAACACAGCCAAAGCATTTAACGACCGGTTGAATTTCGATGGTGTAGTGTTAACCAAACTCGATGGCGACTCGCGTGGTGGTGCAGCGCTTTCTATCCGCAGGGTTGTAGAGAAGCCGATTAAGTTTATCTCTACCGGTGAAAAAATGGAAGCAATTGATCGCTTCTATCCCGACCGTATGGCGGGCCGGATTCTCGGCATGGGCGATGTGGTTTCGCTGGTAGAAAAGGCACAGCAAACCTTTGACGAAGACGAAGCAAAGCGACTGAATGCCAAGCTGCGTAAAAATCAATTTGATCTGAGTGATTTTCTGACCCAGTTGGAGCAGATCAAAAAGATGGGTAACATGAAAGACCTGTTAGGCATGATACCTGGCGTTGGCAAAGCAATGAAGGGCGTTGATATAGATGACAATGCATTCAAGCCCATTGAATCCATCATTCGTTCCATGACACCGGAAGAGCGACAGAATCCGGATGTAATCAACGGCAGCCGCAAAAACCGGATCGCCAAAGGCAGCGGCACATCGGTACAGCAGGTTAACCAATTGTTAAAACAATTTGGTGACATGCGTAAAATGATGAAAACCATGAATAAAATGGGGGGTGGCAAGCGCGCGTTGTCGGCCATCAATCCATTTGGCCGTTAA
- a CDS encoding DUF2911 domain-containing protein: MKTRTLIAAVALLLFALVEDVAAQKFPGVDASPADIAYFRPDGRNSDPVIKVIYGRPSKKGRTMLGGTEAYGKVWRTGANETTEIKLFKDVTFGDKTLKAGTYSLYTIPDKNEWTIIFNSKLDTWGAYAYDETKDVARIKVAAGKTESEVETFTIVFDGKGDNATMNLAWENTLVKIPLKY, from the coding sequence ATGAAAACACGTACACTGATTGCTGCTGTTGCACTGCTGCTGTTTGCTTTAGTTGAAGATGTAGCAGCTCAGAAATTTCCTGGGGTGGATGCGAGTCCTGCAGACATTGCTTATTTCCGTCCCGATGGCCGTAATTCAGATCCGGTTATCAAAGTAATCTATGGTCGTCCTTCAAAGAAAGGCAGAACCATGCTCGGTGGAACGGAAGCCTATGGAAAAGTATGGCGCACCGGTGCCAATGAAACTACGGAAATCAAATTATTTAAGGATGTTACGTTTGGCGATAAGACCTTAAAGGCTGGAACCTACTCCTTATATACTATTCCCGACAAAAACGAGTGGACGATCATCTTCAATTCGAAGTTGGATACCTGGGGCGCTTATGCTTATGATGAGACTAAAGATGTTGCCCGGATTAAGGTCGCGGCTGGCAAAACTGAATCAGAAGTAGAGACCTTCACTATTGTGTTTGATGGAAAAGGCGATAATGCTACGATGAACCTGGCTTGGGAGAACACGTTGGTGAAGATTCCCTTGAAATATTAA
- a CDS encoding RimK/LysX family protein produces MHTLGRSDRVDLPGLGLYNIHAKIDTGAYTSSLHCSRAEVKNGVLEFVLLDDEHPEFTGMVFYFKEFETRLIKNSFGVAEHRYIIKTTIKIFEEEMQTEFSLSDRDALRFPILLGRKILRNRFVIDVTKKNLSYRNKKKRFPNRNTDSS; encoded by the coding sequence ATGCATACGTTAGGTCGTTCCGATCGGGTTGATCTGCCCGGATTGGGGTTGTACAACATACACGCCAAAATCGACACAGGCGCTTATACGAGCAGCCTGCATTGCTCGCGTGCTGAAGTAAAAAATGGCGTACTGGAGTTTGTGCTGCTTGATGATGAGCATCCGGAATTTACCGGGATGGTGTTTTACTTTAAAGAATTTGAAACCCGGCTGATTAAAAATTCCTTTGGGGTGGCTGAGCATCGGTACATCATAAAGACAACGATTAAGATTTTTGAGGAGGAAATGCAGACTGAATTTTCGCTAAGCGATAGGGATGCGCTTCGTTTTCCTATTTTATTGGGACGTAAGATTTTACGTAACCGTTTTGTGATAGATGTAACTAAAAAAAATCTATCTTACCGGAATAAGAAAAAAAGGTTTCCAAATCGTAACACCGATTCTTCATGA
- the rimK gene encoding 30S ribosomal protein S6--L-glutamate ligase, producing the protein MNIAILSRDSKLYSTRRIKEAGEKRGHNVEIIDHMKCVLFIEKKNPVVLYQGRRLDYFDAIIPRIGASVTFYGAAVVRQFEMMKVFSAIESQALIRSRDKLRSLQILSRAGLGLPKTIFMDYSRDTEGIIEAVGGAPVVIKLLEGTQGLGVVLAENKKAAQSVIEAFHGLHARIIVQEFIKEAKGTDIRAFVVDGEVVGAMKREATRDGEFRSNLHRGGKATVVKLSRAEKSAAVAAAKKMGLGIAGVDLLPSKRGPLIVEVNSSPGLEGIEGATKLDIAGKIIQYLEKHAGKKKIQKDKVNA; encoded by the coding sequence ATGAACATTGCCATACTTTCCCGCGATTCCAAGTTATATTCTACCAGGCGAATTAAGGAAGCTGGTGAAAAACGCGGCCATAATGTGGAGATTATCGATCACATGAAATGTGTGCTTTTTATTGAAAAGAAAAATCCAGTGGTCTTATACCAGGGCCGCAGGTTGGATTACTTCGATGCGATCATTCCACGTATTGGTGCTTCCGTTACCTTTTATGGTGCTGCGGTGGTGCGGCAATTTGAGATGATGAAAGTTTTTTCAGCCATTGAATCACAAGCCCTTATTCGCTCACGCGATAAATTGCGAAGCTTGCAGATTCTTTCACGTGCGGGTTTAGGCTTACCAAAAACGATTTTCATGGATTACTCCCGCGATACGGAAGGCATCATTGAAGCAGTAGGTGGCGCGCCCGTTGTCATTAAGTTGCTGGAAGGCACGCAGGGACTTGGCGTAGTATTGGCAGAAAATAAGAAGGCGGCTCAATCGGTTATTGAAGCCTTTCATGGCTTACATGCGCGCATTATTGTGCAGGAGTTTATCAAAGAAGCGAAAGGCACGGACATCCGTGCGTTTGTGGTGGATGGTGAAGTGGTAGGCGCTATGAAACGTGAAGCCACGCGCGATGGTGAGTTCAGATCCAACCTGCACCGTGGAGGGAAAGCCACGGTTGTCAAACTTTCACGCGCTGAAAAATCGGCTGCTGTTGCCGCTGCAAAAAAAATGGGCCTGGGTATAGCTGGCGTTGATCTGTTGCCCTCTAAACGTGGTCCACTCATTGTTGAAGTAAATTCATCACCAGGTCTTGAAGGCATTGAAGGTGCCACCAAGCTCGATATAGCCGGAAAGATCATTCAGTACCTGGAGAAACATGCCGGGAAAAAGAAAATTCAGAAAGATAAAGTGAACGCATGA
- a CDS encoding succinylglutamate desuccinylase/aspartoacylase family protein: MKLVRIANEEIRPGEFKEIKINVARLPSQTLIDTPIYVSRGMEDGPVLALMAGMHGDEINGLEIVRRILDGGLHQPKRGTVVCMPIINVYGFLNFSREVPDGKDVNRSFPGSKNGSLASRVAWHVTHDIIPFIDYGIDFHTGGAMRTNYPQVRAVLNNEKNMELANAFRAPFTLDAPFRPSSLRKEAAKKGKNIIVYEGGESLRFDQQAIEEGIAGTLRLMHHLNMIDWSPEPKEENRIIWSSGWVRAKHAGLFHANVSCGQLVHKGEWVGTITDPFGTAKEKVIASETGYIIGLNNIPVVNAGDALMHLGMDNFCKMSNKKKEEE; encoded by the coding sequence ATGAAGCTTGTTCGTATCGCCAATGAGGAAATCCGGCCCGGTGAGTTTAAGGAGATTAAAATCAACGTGGCACGTTTGCCATCGCAAACTTTAATCGATACTCCGATTTATGTTTCACGAGGCATGGAAGATGGTCCGGTGCTGGCATTAATGGCCGGCATGCATGGCGATGAAATTAACGGATTGGAAATTGTGCGCAGGATTTTGGATGGCGGGCTACATCAACCCAAGCGTGGAACCGTTGTGTGCATGCCTATTATTAATGTATACGGATTTTTAAATTTCTCACGCGAAGTGCCCGATGGGAAAGATGTGAACCGTTCTTTTCCCGGAAGCAAAAACGGATCGTTGGCCAGTCGCGTGGCGTGGCATGTTACACACGATATTATTCCATTTATTGATTACGGCATTGATTTTCATACGGGTGGTGCCATGCGCACCAACTATCCGCAGGTGCGTGCCGTACTAAACAATGAAAAGAACATGGAGCTGGCCAATGCCTTCCGTGCACCGTTTACCTTGGATGCACCCTTTCGTCCCAGTTCATTACGCAAAGAAGCGGCAAAGAAGGGCAAGAACATAATTGTGTATGAAGGCGGTGAGTCGTTACGATTTGATCAGCAAGCCATAGAGGAAGGGATAGCCGGAACGCTGCGGTTGATGCATCACCTGAACATGATCGACTGGTCACCCGAGCCGAAGGAGGAGAATCGCATCATCTGGAGTTCGGGTTGGGTGCGCGCAAAACATGCCGGATTGTTTCATGCCAATGTTTCATGTGGGCAGTTGGTGCACAAGGGTGAATGGGTTGGCACCATTACCGATCCGTTTGGTACAGCAAAGGAAAAAGTGATTGCCAGCGAAACCGGATACATCATCGGGTTGAATAACATTCCGGTTGTTAATGCCGGAGATGCGTTGATGCACCTTGGCATGGATAACTTTTGCAAGATGAGCAACAAAAAGAAAGAGGAAGAATAA
- a CDS encoding peptidylprolyl isomerase, with protein MQIAKNTVVSIHYTLRDNQGNVLDSSIGKDPLHYIQGIGNLIPGMEEGLEGKQKGDKLDIKVSPEKGYGERNDSLMQKVPRTAFGDQEVRPGMQFQAQTSQGAQIVTITEVGLESVTVDGNHPLAGVELNFDVEVMEVRNATSDELAHGHVHGPGGHHH; from the coding sequence ATGCAAATCGCAAAAAACACCGTAGTTTCCATTCATTATACCTTACGTGATAACCAGGGTAATGTACTTGATTCCAGTATTGGAAAAGATCCATTGCACTACATTCAAGGCATCGGCAACCTGATTCCGGGTATGGAAGAAGGACTGGAAGGTAAACAGAAAGGTGATAAACTGGATATTAAAGTAAGTCCTGAAAAAGGATATGGTGAGCGTAACGACTCCCTTATGCAAAAAGTACCCCGCACTGCTTTTGGTGATCAGGAAGTAAGACCAGGCATGCAGTTTCAGGCACAAACCAGTCAGGGAGCTCAAATTGTAACCATTACTGAAGTTGGATTGGAAAGCGTTACCGTTGATGGCAACCATCCATTAGCCGGAGTTGAACTCAACTTTGATGTAGAAGTGATGGAAGTGCGCAACGCAACATCAGATGAACTGGCTCATGGCCACGTACACGGACCGGGCGGACATCACCACTAG
- the nhaA gene encoding Na+/H+ antiporter NhaA, whose amino-acid sequence MKLEAIDHLLKPFNSFIKNESTAGIFLLLCSIAALILSNSPWHDEFHHFWEHEFTVGIAGYTISNTLHHWINDGLMAMFFFVVGLELKREIMGGELASPRNAVLPLAAAVGGMLAPALIFACFNYDKPSSSGWGIPMATDIAFALGILSLLGDRVPLSVKIFLTALAIADDLGAVLVIAIFYTSEISFLNLATGAVFMITLMTANYLGVRSTLFYGIVGIGGLWLAFLMSGVHATVAGVLAALTIPARTKIDEVGFATRLRNYVKEFEAIPPNDVTLLEPEQLHVVEKIKKLTRAASTPLQRLEHALHPIVLFIVMPIFALANAGISLKGISFSEAITPVSLGVFFGLLIGKFIGVVGVSWFTLKMGWAQLPSDMSFKNLYGVGMLAGIGFTMSLFITNLAFRSPDVILEAKVGVLSASILAGAVGFLLLKKTLPKSGDSQ is encoded by the coding sequence ATGAAACTCGAAGCCATTGATCATTTACTAAAACCCTTCAACAGCTTCATCAAAAACGAATCAACCGCGGGTATTTTTCTGCTGTTGTGTTCTATTGCTGCCTTAATTCTTTCCAACTCGCCCTGGCACGATGAGTTTCATCATTTCTGGGAACATGAATTTACCGTTGGCATAGCTGGCTACACCATTTCCAACACCCTTCACCACTGGATTAACGATGGACTGATGGCCATGTTCTTCTTTGTGGTAGGCCTTGAACTGAAGCGCGAAATTATGGGTGGCGAATTGGCTTCACCACGCAATGCCGTTTTACCCTTAGCCGCAGCCGTTGGTGGTATGCTTGCACCTGCACTCATCTTTGCCTGCTTCAACTATGATAAACCTTCTTCAAGCGGTTGGGGAATTCCCATGGCCACAGACATTGCCTTTGCGCTGGGTATCCTTTCTTTGCTTGGTGATCGTGTACCCTTATCAGTAAAAATATTTTTAACTGCATTAGCCATTGCCGATGACCTCGGTGCCGTGTTGGTTATTGCCATTTTTTACACATCCGAAATCTCATTTTTAAACCTGGCAACAGGTGCCGTGTTCATGATCACGTTAATGACGGCCAACTACCTGGGGGTACGCAGCACCTTGTTTTATGGAATCGTGGGTATCGGTGGATTATGGCTCGCCTTTCTCATGTCGGGTGTGCATGCCACGGTGGCGGGTGTGTTGGCTGCGCTCACCATTCCGGCACGGACAAAAATTGATGAAGTGGGTTTTGCTACCCGACTCAGAAATTATGTGAAAGAGTTCGAAGCCATTCCCCCTAACGATGTTACGCTGTTGGAACCCGAGCAACTTCATGTGGTTGAGAAAATCAAAAAATTAACGCGTGCAGCTTCCACTCCCCTACAACGTTTGGAGCACGCACTTCACCCAATTGTATTGTTTATCGTGATGCCGATCTTCGCCTTGGCAAATGCCGGTATATCGCTAAAGGGAATTTCCTTTTCTGAAGCGATTACGCCCGTTAGCCTGGGTGTATTTTTTGGATTACTGATTGGAAAATTTATAGGCGTAGTGGGCGTAAGTTGGTTTACGTTAAAAATGGGATGGGCTCAACTGCCTTCCGACATGTCGTTTAAAAATTTATACGGAGTGGGTATGCTGGCAGGTATAGGCTTTACCATGTCGTTATTCATTACCAATCTCGCCTTTCGATCGCCCGATGTTATTCTCGAGGCAAAAGTAGGTGTACTTTCCGCCTCCATACTGGCAGGCGCAGTGGGCTTTTTACTGTTGAAAAAGACGCTGCCTAAATCCGGTGATAGCCAGTGA